The DNA region TAATCTTAAAGAAAATAATTTATCACTTAACGCTTTCTCGGGCACAGCAAGTAATCTTTTAATGCAAATGACCGTTTTCAATTCCAATAAAAACGTTCAGAGCGTTGAGATGAGTAGTTTTTCGATTGGAGACAAGGGTGTAAGTATTCAAATGAAAATAAATTTTAGTCCTTCAATAGTTAAATTTTAAAATACAAAAGCAATATTATGCCAACAAAGGCTCGCGACATTCAACTTCTGATTTATTTCATTATTTGTGTTTTGATATTCTGCGTTGCTTATTTTTTTGTTTATCCCAGCTTGATAGAAGTAAAAAAGGCGAAGAAAGAATCTGTTGCACTAATTCAGATTCTTAAAGAAAAAGAAGAAACACTAGAAGAATTTAATGGTGTTGCTGCAAAATATAAGACAAACTCAGCTAAGATAAAAAAAATAGAAGGGCTTTTACTTGATGAAAATTCAGATAAGCTTTTAATGTTAATTCATTTTGATGTTTTAGCCTCAAGAAATAAAATGTCAGTATCGAGTTTCTCTTTTGGAGAAGTTGAGGGTTCAGAAAGTAATCTTGGAGTTTTACCTGTCAGCCTGACCGTTGATGGTTCTTATGGTAATTTTAAGGGATTTCTAGATGACGTTGCAAAAAGTATTCCTTTAATGGAAGTTGAAACAATAAATTTTTCAGTGGGGGAGGAAGGAGAAACCGGAGAAAAAACTCCTCCTAATATGAATTCTTTTTCTTTAGTTATAAAAGTTTATACAAAATCTATAGTAGAAGTATCTAAAGAAGAGGGAGCAGCAGCGACCGAGGGAGAGAATATCAACCAAGAAACAACTCCG from Candidatus Paceibacterota bacterium includes:
- the pilO gene encoding type 4a pilus biogenesis protein PilO, which encodes MPTKARDIQLLIYFIICVLIFCVAYFFVYPSLIEVKKAKKESVALIQILKEKEETLEEFNGVAAKYKTNSAKIKKIEGLLLDENSDKLLMLIHFDVLASRNKMSVSSFSFGEVEGSESNLGVLPVSLTVDGSYGNFKGFLDDVAKSIPLMEVETINFSVGEEGETGEKTPPNMNSFSLVIKVYTKSIVEVSKEEGAAATEGENINQETTPQAVPQETQNIPQ